The following coding sequences lie in one Saccopteryx bilineata isolate mSacBil1 chromosome 5, mSacBil1_pri_phased_curated, whole genome shotgun sequence genomic window:
- the C5H4orf54 gene encoding uncharacterized protein C4orf54 homolog, whose amino-acid sequence MLSFHFWESRGRRTDAVPSVVDGIRAPSCRRCQANNQTGQLSYRKVATVSARGAALQLQATSATPSRSLPTSLRFAPAPSQWLKNWEVVAAEAVVSAALGPVQALGTLSQTTLWPLQHQGGTQGSPSAHHCFFLSLIPRRGLRMEATTPELNPQARLREVGDGVSRAQDSQELKQQLQPLPKPPASSSQQEAKYVEMCTSAGVQRESPWAVKLTLECSPEDQRASRSPKEKAQDESSGQECKAPTPQKNPASSELSRSQISGTDEGSNLSSSSSSSSSCSSLVDKAEGGLFKLAETTASTGAPATSSSSLGFESDSGESAVTCQPRGGVGGKQAGGGGGGGRRGGGEEDGAECRDIIAKSQGSRAPLKNEEAHYITTHEIQLSEVEQDMDFDVGLASHWDFEDNNVIYSFVDYASFGGSDETPGDITTPTEEEDNSCYLSTTPSTTTTRTPSPSSSDPPHAGSSGRDTSSTEVGSGPSAGGPTPPPTGPGMATRPEPLPEPPEAAPGAAAAASSCGSAASQILLSIKPTSRAINEPSNVRAKQNSISAAKHEGDMSLRVSTAEHSSSSLKQDPAAAVAQDHARRFIAVPARLQTRCGAVRAKELADYSSGASSAVSELDDADKEVGSLTARAFRSLAYPYFEALNISSRESSTLSEVGFGRWSTFLDLKCGGVGARVEQSLLRSSAAAVAAGLRRGGARASADQLYVQARKAQAKALQFVVSKVEGEIKHVETPLGFQKQVRTGSRVVTLLEPLSVRSDSKASSVAGPCGAPGGCSKGPGSECTDDGSEASEHSRPAARADGPQKKATFASSLLKNVISKKMQREHEFKMERGEVTDTSHRHPSGASREPEGAPGAERQRERGLHRQGSRHSEAGSELAALSVSDAGGDGPVAGSKSPIFKASAPRESNAGSGRNIADGQTEEVCEIKKSASETVKGIFLRSQNSAFRSWKEKEAEKQEEKTPIGKLKLPKGGDWRADLGEISASKSTIMSRLYVPNIQQTPKDKQPEKQATKYPAAQATSTAVIRPKAPEIKIRLGSVQQPSSDFNIAKLLTPKLAGGSASHLLRTMEDNTRAQQKLFRGDNPEKVPQFQVRDVRDKSKAQGPLHQVRDVRKLIKGSGDSSDKGSVTPEQGMTGPKPRHLAAAAGTSRSLSPMVITCQAVVNQREDSLDRELRESLCRGGNSSSLNSSSSEGTVLVHRASGRLPVATIAPNKPEQGSYLPVLKIVSKTAAQKTPEKAKDEEVKEEGKGPKPSRNALEKLTAAVRSMEELYSFNRKEWKRKSDPLPMMTDSHVLSLIASEEKEGAGGAEGDPNKLAKRLGEMGERDTGSKGGVVLRGGPVERLQRRNSNPSSESVSARAAAFESLARERPRSLYIPPVHKDVERSQPLQPLPPLPSSRNVFTVSAPSAQKTGGVAGKFPQGLSPESPSAAKGIKAQGLRSLKISPATRAPLDEVINKKTGSNLEKSNSDCENYLTIPLKGSSAAGELPVRPGASREGPPASSTATLCSLPPLSARSQVPSNPKGSQVSGTSRPAWPTKPNNPRESVAPPPGPQSPEHPQTAIYHQPALPFTLQGTQPQVLCFSPPGMPSPAPAGPAPVPTDPFQQPQPQQTQRKMLLDVTTGQYYLVDTPVQPVTRRLFDPETGQYVDVPMTSQQQAVAPMSLPVPPLALSPGAYGPTYMIYPGFLPTVLPPSALQPTPVAHTPGGGELSQMAAEPPNKEAAAKFTEAPYFVASGQSPASASSAAPAATSQLVGAKGFAQLHGKPVISITSQPLGPRIIAPPSFDGTTMSFVVEHR is encoded by the coding sequence ATGCTTTCCTTTCATTTCTGGGAGTCCCGGGGTCGACGTACAGATGCTGTTCCTTCCGTGGTCGATGGCATTCGTGCTCCTAGCTGCCGACGGTGCCAGGCAAACAACCAGACAGGACAGCTCAGCTACAGGAAGGTGGCCACAGTCTCGGCCAGAGGAGCAGCCCTCCAGCTGCAGGCCACCTCTGCCACCCCATCCAGGAGCCTTCCCACCTCCCTCAGGTTTGCCCCAGCCCCGTCACAGTGGCTGAAGAACTGGGAGGTGGTGGCAGCAGAGGCAGTGGTGTCAGCAGCCTTGGGGCCAGTCCAGGCACTTGGGACCCTGTCTCAGACAACTCTGTGGCCCCTCCAGCACCAGGGAGGAACCCAGGGCAGCCCCAGTGCTCACCACTGTTTCTTCCTCTCGCTAATACCTAGGCGAGGGCTCAGAATGGAAGCCACCACTCCGGAGCTGAATCCGCAGGCCAGACTGCGGGAGGTGGGGGACGGGGTGAGCAGAGCTCAAGATAGCCAGGAGCTCAAGCAGCAGCTGCAGCCACTGCCCAAGCCACCAGCCTCCTCCTCTCAGCAAGAAGCGAAATATGTAGAGATGTGCACTTCAGCTGGAGTACAGAGGGAGAGTCCCTGGGCTGTGAAACTGACTCTGGAATGCTCACCTGAGGATCAAAGGGCCTCTAGGAGCCCCAAGGAGAAAGCCCAAGATGAATCCAGCGGTCAAGAGTGCAAGGCACCAACCCCTCAGAAGAATCCTGCTTCCTCCGAGCTCTCCAGATCCCAGATCTCCGGCACTGATGAGGGCAGcaacctctcctcctcctcctcctcctcctcttcctgctcctccctggtgGACAAAGCAGAAGGTGGCCTTTTCAAGCTGGCTGAAACCACCGCATCGACAGGGGCTCCGGCCACCTCGTCTTCATCTTTAGGCTTTGAGAGTGACAGTGGTGAGAGCGCAGTGACCTGCCAGCccaggggaggagtgggagggaaACAAGccggaggaggaggtgggggaggaaggaggggagggggagaggaagatggAGCAGAGTGCAGGGACATTATTGCCAAGTCTCAAGGCAGCAGGGCTCCCCTAAAAAATGAGGAGGCTCACTATATCACCACCCACGAGATCCAGCTGAGTGAGGTGGAGCAGGATATGGATTTTGACGTGGGGCTCGCTTCCCACTGGGATTTCGAGGACAACAACGTGATCTACTCATTCGTGGACTATGCTTCTTTTGGTGGTAGCGACGAGACCCCAGGGGACATCACCACCCCAACAGAAGAAGAGGACAATAGCTGCTACCTCAGCACCActcccagcaccaccaccacccggACACCCAGCCCCTCCAGCAGCGACCCTCCGCACGCAGGCAGCAGCGGGCGCGACACCAGCAGCACAGAAGTGGGCAGCGGCCCCTCTGCCGGGGgccccactcccccacccacTGGGCCTGGCATGGCCACCAGGCCCGAGCCCTTGCCGGAGCCCCCGGAGGCGGCTCCAGGGGCAGCAGCCGCAGCAAGCAGCTGTGGGAGTGCAGCAAGCCAGATCCTCCTATCAATCAAACCGACCTCCCGGGCTATAAATGAGCCTAGCAACGTGCGTGCAAAGCAAAACAGTATTTCTGCTGCCAAGCATGAAGGCGACATGAGCCTCCGCGTCTCCACAGCTGAACACAGTTCAAGTTCACTGAAGCAGGACCCGGCTGCCGCCGTGGCTCAGGACCATGCGAGGAGATTCATCGCCGTGCCCGCCCGCCTGCAGACGCGCTGCGGGGCCGTGCGGGCCAAGGAGCTGGCGGACTACTCCAGCGGGGCCTCCAGCGCCGTGAGCGAGCTGGACGACGCGGACAAGGAGGTGGGCAGCCTGACCGCCCGCGCCTTCCGCAGCCTCGCCTACCCCTACTTCGAGGCCCTGAACATCAGCTCCCGGGAGTCCTCCACGCTCTCCGAGGTCGGCTTTGGGCGCTGGTCCACCTTCCTGGACCTGAAATGCGGGGGCGTGGGGGCCAGGGTGGAGCAGAGCCTGCTCCGGAGCAGCGCGGCCGCGGTGGCCGCGGGCCTGAGGAGGGGCGGCGCCCGGGCCTCCGCCGACCAGCTGTACGTCCAGGCCCGGAAGGCCCAGGCCAAGGCCCTGCAGTTCGTGGTCagcaaagtggagggggaaatcaAGCACGTGGAGACGCCGCTGGGTTTCCAGAAGCAGGTCCGGACGGGCTCCCGCGTGGTCACCCTGCTCGAGCCCCTGAGTGTGCGCAGTGACAGCAAGGCCAGCTCCGTCGCCGGGCCCTGCGGGGCCCCCGGAGGCTGCAGCAAGGGCCCCGGGTCCGAGTGCACGGACGACGGCTCCGAGGCCTCCGAGCACAGCAGGCCCGCCGCCCGCGCCGACGGCCCCCAGAAGAAGGCCACGTTCGCGTCCAGTCTGCTCAAGAATGTCATCTCCAAGAAGATGCAGCGGGAACATGAGTTCAAAATGGAGAGGGGGGAAGTCACGGACACGTCCCACCGGCACCCCTCCGGCGCGTCCAGGGAGCCCGAGGGCGCGCCCGGGGCGGAGCGGCAGCGGGAGAGGGGCCTGCACAGGCAGGGCTCCCGCCACTCGGAGGCCGGCTCCGAGCTCGCTGCGCTCAGCGTGTCGGACGCGGGTGGGGACGGGCCCGTGGCGGGGTCCAAGTcccccatcttcaaagccagtgcTCCCCGGGAGAGCAACGCAGGCTCCGGCCGAAACATCGCCGACGGGCAGACGGAGGAAGTGTGCGAGATTAAAAAGAGTGCATCCGAGACCGTCAAGGGCATCTTCCTCCGGAGTCAGAACAGCGCGTTCCGGTCCTGGAAGGAGAAAGAGGCCgagaagcaggaagaaaagaCCCCCATCGGGAAGCTGAAACTCCCCAAAGGAGGTGACTGGAGGGCTGACCTCGGAGAGATCTCTGCCAGCAAGTCCACCATCATGTCGCGCCTCTATGTCCCCAACATCCAGCAGACACCCAAGGACAAGCAGCCGGAGAAACAGGCCACCAAGTACCCCGCTGCCCAGGCCACCTCCACGGCCGTGATCAGGCCCAAGGCTCCCGAAATCAAGATCCGGCTGGGGAGTGTGCAGCAGCCGAGCTCCGACTTCAACATCGCCAAGCTGCTCACGCCCAAGCTGGCCGGTGGCAGTGCCTCTCACCTGCTCAGGACCATGGAGGACAACACCAGGGCGCAACAGAAACTCTTCCGGGGAGACAACCCGGAGAAAGTGCCCCAGTTCCAGGTGAGAGACGTCAGAGACAAGTCCAAGGCTCAGGGTCCCCTCCACCAGGTGCGAGACGTCAGGAAACTCATCAAAGGGTCAGGGGATAGCAGTGACAAGGGCAGTGTCACCCCCGAGCAGGGGATGACAGGGCCCAAACCGAGGCACCTGGCTGCCGCAGCTGGTACATCCAGATCTCTGTCCCCCATGGTGATTACGTGCCAGGCCGTGGTGAACCAGAGGGAGGACAGCCTGGACCGAGAGCTGAGGGAGAGCCTGTGCAGGGGTGGCAACAGCAGCAGCTTGAACTCCTCCTCGTCGGAAGGGACAGTCCTGGTTCACAGGGCATCTGGCAGGCTGCCGGTGGCCACCATTGCCCCCAATAAGCCCGAGCAGGGCTCATACCTGCCTGTGCTCAAGATCGTCTCCAAAACTGCTGCTCAGAAGACCCCAGAAAAGGCCAAGGACGAGGAGgtcaaggaggaggggaaaggcccGAAGCCATCGCGGAATGCCTTGGAGAAGCTGACAGCGGCAGTGAGGTCCATGGAGGAGCTGTACAGCTTCAACAGGAAAGAGTGGAAGCGCAAAAGCGACCCCTTGCCCATGATGACGGACAGCCATGTCTTGTCGCTCATTGCTagtgaggagaaggaaggggccggggGTGCTGAGGGGGACCCCAACAAGCTGGCCAAACGGCTGGGCGAGATGGGAGAACGGGACACAGGAAGCAAAGGCGGAGTCGTCCTGAGAGGGGGCCCAGTGGAGCGTCTGCAGCGGAGAAACTCCAACCCGAGCTCCGAGAGTGTGTCTGCCCGTGCAGCTGCCTTTGAGAGCCTGGCCCGGGAGAGGCCTCGATCCCTCTATATTCCCCCAGTGCACAAAGATGTGGAGAGAAGCCAGCCCTTGCAGCCCCTTCCACCACTCCCCAGCAGCCGGAACGTGTTCACAGTGAGTGCCCCCAGCGCCCAGAAGACTGGGGGTGTCGCTGGCAAGTTCCCACAAGGGCTTTCTCCAGAGAGTCCTTCAGCAGCAAAGGGCATCAAGGCTCAGGGACTCCGGTCCCTCAAGATCTCTCCAGCCACCCGAGCGCCTCTTGATGAGGTGATCAACAAGAAAACCGGCAGCAATCTGGAAAAGAGCAACAGTGACTGTGAAAATTACCTGACCATCCCCCTTAAAGGCAGCTCTGCAGCTGGGGAGCTCCCGGTCAGGCCTGGGGCTAGCAGAGAGGGACCCCCAGCCTCCTCAACGGCCACTCTCTGCAGCTTGCCCCCACTAAGTGCCCGCAGCCAGGTCCCCAGTAACCCCAAAGGCTCCCAGGTCAGTGGAACCAGCCGGCCTGCTTGGCCTACCAAACCTAACAATCCACGGGAATCTGTAGCTCCTCCTCCAGGGCCCCAGAGCCCCGAGCATCCACAGACTGCCATCTACCACCAGCCAGCACTGCCCTTCACCTTGCAGGGCACCCAGCCCCAGGTCCTTTGCTTCTCTCCACCCGGCATGCCTTCCCCAGCACCTGCAGGCCCAGCTCCAGTCCCCACAGACCCCTTCCAGCAGCCACAGCCGCAGCAGACCCAGCGCAAGATGCTCCTGGATGTGACGACTGGCCAGTACTACCTGGTGGACACACCAGTACAGCCTGTGACCCGGAGACTGTTTGACCCAGAGACAGGGCAGTATGTGGATGTGCCCATGACCTCCCAACAGCAAGCTGTGGCTCCCATGTCCCTCCCTGTGCCTCCCTTGGCCCTGAGTCCTGGGGCCTATGGACCCACTTACATGATCTACCCCGGGTTTCTGCCCACAGTGCTGCCTCCCAGTGCCCTGCAACCCACACCAGTTGCTCACACTCCAGGGGGAGGCGAGCTCTCCCAGATGGCCGCAGAGCCCCCCAACAAAGAGGCAGCTGCCAAGTTCACCGAGGCACCATACTTCGTGGCCTCGGGTCAGTCTCCTGCCTCCGCTTCCTCCGCAGCCCCTGCAGCCACATCCCAGCTCGTGGGGGCCAAGGGCTTTGCCCAGCTGCACGGCAAACCTGTCATCAGCATCACTTCTCAGCCCCTGGGGCCGAGGATTATTGCGCCCCCCTCCTTTGACGGCACTACTATGAGCTTTGTGGTGGAGCACAGATGA